One window from the genome of Salvia splendens isolate huo1 chromosome 9, SspV2, whole genome shotgun sequence encodes:
- the LOC121747197 gene encoding cytokinin riboside 5'-monophosphate phosphoribohydrolase LOG5-like, whose product MEQEKNVKSRFKSVCVFCGSSSGKRDCYREAAIELGQELVAKRLDLVYGGGGIGLMGLVARAVHGGGGRVLGIIPRPLIGKEKTGETVGELTVVADMHQRKAEMARHADCFIALPGGYGTLEELLEVITWAQLGIHRKPVGLLNVDGYYNYLLTFIDKAVDDGFIKPSQRHIFVSAPNAKELVQKLEEYVPVQDEEVAKLNWEVEIEQVGFAAAPVKLKQTEVAL is encoded by the exons ATGGAGCAAGAAAAGAATGTGAAATCGAGATTCAAAAgcgtgtgtgtgttttgtgggAGTAGTTCTGGGAAAAGGGATTGTTACAGAGAGGCAGCGATTGAGCTAGGGCAGGAGCTG GTTGCCAAAAGATTGGATCTTGTCTATGGTGGAGGCGGCATTGGGCTGATGGGACTGGTGGCGCGTGCCGTTCATGGCGGCGGCGGACGTGTTCTTGG GATCATACCGAGACCTTTGATCGGCAAAGAG AAAACTGGGGAGACTGTGGGGGAGTTGACGGTGGTGGCTGATATGCACCAGAGGAAGGCCGAGATGGCCCGCCATGCTGATTGCTTTATTGCTCTGCCAG GTGGTTATGGAACGTTGGAAGAGCTCTTGGAGGTCATCACATGGGCCCAGCTTGGCATCCATCGCAAACCT GTGGGGTTACTAAATGTTGATGGCTACTACAATTATCTGTTAACCTTCATTGACAAAGCAGTGGATGATGGGTTCATAAAGCCATCTCAACGCCACATATTTGTCTCAGCACCGAATGCAAAAGAGCTTGTTCAGAAACTGGAG GAATATGTGCCTGTGCAAGATGAAGAAGTTGCCAAGTTGAATTGGGAGGTTGAGATTGAGCAAGTAGGATTTGCTGCTGCTCCAGTCAAACTCAAACAGACTGAAGTTGCTCTTTGA
- the LOC121749222 gene encoding uncharacterized protein LOC121749222 yields the protein MEEECKCLPGFRFHPTEEELTVSEECVDDFIRLLDACSSVRDLISLAKQDIRDLLSAVRRKDVQGVNAYLASRKKSKKMIQKSLKDLRRSASATSEHASMLKDAECVAISMLESLLSYALGAKVHDSKRTLLSKLMHSKKVSDVENEFNKVESFLQLNKENELVNHIKEMDSDIQVVEEDLESIFRQLVKARVSLLNILNN from the exons ATGGAGGAGGAATGTAAATGTCTGCCGGGATTCAGATTCCATCCGACTGAGGAAGAGCTG ACCGTGTCTGAGGAATGTGTTGACGATTTCATCCGGCTATTGGATGCTTGCAGCTCAGTTAGAGATCTTATCTCACTTGCAAAGCAAGACATCAGAGATCTTCTATCGGCTGTAAGGAGAAAGGATGTTCAAGGCGTCAACGCCTACCTTGCTTCTAGAAAGAAGTCAAAGAAAATGATCCAAAAATCTTTGAAGGACTTGAGACGTAGCGCCTCAGCCACTTCCGAGCATGCTTCCATGTTAAAAGATGCAGAGTGTGTTGCCATTTCCATGCTCGAGTCTCTGTTATCGTATGCATTGGGAGCAAAGGTGCACGATAGCAAGAGAACCCTGCTGTCAAAGCTGATGCACTCCAAGAAAGTATCAGATGTCGAGAATGAGTTCAACAAGGTGGAATCGTTCTTGCAACTGAACAAAGAAAACGAGCTCGTGAATCACATAAAAGAGATGGATTCAGACATTCAAGTTGTTGAAGAGGATCTCGAATCAATCTTCAGGCAGTTGGTCAAAGCCAGAGTTTCCCTTCTCAATATTCTCAACAACTAG
- the LOC121749223 gene encoding uncharacterized protein LOC121749223, with the protein MALQHGRSLSFPSSSHPAVSQFDDNLSRLRSSEATCSSLSSFNGKINGLRNLYESIDDLLLLSHIQQIVSEECVDDYIKLLDACSSVKDLISLAKQDLRDLLSAVRRKDVQGGVNAYLASRKKSKKMIQKSLKNLRHSASATSENASMLKDAESVAISMLESLLSYVLGHESKRSLLSKLMHSKKVSDVENEFNKVESFLQLNKENELVNHIKEMDSDIQVVEEDLEAIFRQLIKIRVSLLNILNN; encoded by the coding sequence atgGCTCTTCAACACGGCCGTTCTCTTAGTTTCCCATCTTCATCCCATCCTGCTGTCTCACAGTTCGATGACAACTTATCCAGATTGAGGTCATCAGAAGCTACTTGCTCATCGCTCTCATCATTCAACGGCAAGATAAATGGCCTAAGAAACTTGTATGAGAGCATTGACGATTTGCTTCTTTTGTCTCACATTCAACAGATTGTTTCTGAGGAATGTGTTGATGATTACATTAAGCTATTGGATGCTTGCAGTTCAGTGAAAGATCTCATCTCTCTTGCAAAGCAAGATTTAAGAGATCTTCTCTCTGCTGTAAGGAGAAAGGATGTTCAAGGCGGCGTAAACGCGTACCTTGCTTCCAGAAAGAAGTCAAAGAAAATGATCCAAAAATCTTTGAAGAACTTGAGACATAGCGCCTCAGCCACTTCTGAGAATGCTTCCATGTTGAAAGATGCAGAGTCTGTTGCCATTTCCATGCTCGAGTCTCTGCTGTCTTACGTGTTGGGGCACGAAAGCAAGAGGTCTTTGCTGTCAAAGCTGATGCACTCCAAGAAAGTATCAGATGTCGAGAATGAGTTCAACAAGGTGGAATCATTCTTGCAACTGAACAAAGAAAACGAGCTCGTGAATCACATAAAAGAGATGGATTCAGACATTCAAGTTGTTGAAGAAGATCTCGAAGCAATCTTCAGGCAGTTGATCAAAATCAGAGTTTCCCTTCTCAACATTCTCAACAACTAG
- the LOC121749224 gene encoding uncharacterized protein LOC121749224, which yields MALHHGRSLSLPSSSHPAVSQFDESLSRLRSSEATCSSLSSFNARINGLRNLYESIDDLLLLSHIQQTVSEECVDDFIRLLDACSSVRDLISLAKQDIRDLLSAVRRKDVQGVNTYLASRKKSKKMIQKSLKNLRHSASAASESGSMLKDVESVAISMLESLLSYVLGHESKRSLLSKLMHSKKVSDVENEFNKVESFLQLNKENELVNHIKEMDSDIQVVEEDLESIFRQLIKTRVSLLNILNN from the coding sequence ATGGCTCTTCACCACGGCCGCTCTCTTAGTTTACCATCTTCATCACATCCTGCTGTTTCACAGTTCGATGAAAGCTTATCCAGATTGAGATCTTCAGAAGCTACTTGTTCATCGCTCTCATCATTCAACGCCAGAATAAATGGCCTAAGAAACTTGTATGAGAGCATTGATGATTTGCTTCTTTTGTCTCACATTCAGCAGACCGTGTCTGAGGAGTGTGTTGACGATTTCATCCGGCTATTGGATGCTTGCAGCTCAGTTAGAGATCTTATCTCACTTGCAAAGCAAGACATCAGAGATCTTCTATCGGCTGTAAGGAGAAAGGATGTTCAAGGCGTCAACACCTACCTTGCTTCTAGAAAGAAGTCAAAGAAAATGATCCAAAAATCTTTGAAGAACTTGAGACATAGCGCCTCAGCCGCTTCCGAGAGTGGTTCCATGTTGAAAGATGTAGAGTCTGTTGCCATTTCCATGCTCGAGTCTCTGCTGTCTTACGTGTTGGGGCATGAAAGCAAGAGATCCTTGCTGTCAAAGCTGATGCACTCCAAGAAAGTATCAGATGTCGAGAATGAGTTCAACAAAGTGGAATCATTCTTGCAACTGAACAAAGAAAACGAGCTCGTGAATCACATAAAAGAGATGGATTCAGACATTCAAGTTGTTGAAGAAGATCTCGAATCAATCTTCAGGCAGTTGATCAAAACCAGAGTTTCCCTTCTCAACATTCTCAACAACTAG